One genomic segment of Aliarcobacter cibarius includes these proteins:
- a CDS encoding GNAT family N-acetyltransferase — MLDLKFIECQKENIKEVVDIINLAYRGEKTSKSWTTEAHLLGGKRIEDDMLEEILEEKDSKIYLAKFEDKIVGNIQAKLENGSIYIGLFAVHPDFQSSGVGKRLLEFAEKSSMKLYSADKFIMQVITIRNDLIDFYKRRGYKVTDSFLEFPKSEIWNVKTKEELKFVILEKDILR, encoded by the coding sequence ATGCTAGATTTAAAATTTATTGAGTGCCAAAAAGAGAATATAAAAGAGGTAGTAGACATTATAAATCTAGCATATAGAGGAGAAAAAACTTCAAAGTCTTGGACAACTGAAGCTCATTTGTTAGGTGGAAAAAGAATAGAAGATGATATGCTAGAAGAGATTTTAGAAGAAAAAGATTCTAAAATCTATCTTGCAAAATTTGAAGATAAAATTGTAGGAAATATTCAAGCAAAATTAGAGAATGGTTCTATATACATTGGTTTATTTGCAGTTCATCCAGATTTTCAATCAAGCGGAGTTGGAAAAAGACTTTTAGAATTTGCAGAAAAATCTTCTATGAAATTATATAGTGCAGATAAATTTATAATGCAAGTAATTACTATAAGAAATGATTTAATAGATTTTTACAAAAGAAGAGGTTATAAAGTTACTGACTCTTTTTTAGAATTCCCAAAATCTGAAATTTGGAATGTTAAAACAAAAGAAGAGTTAAAGTTTGTGATTTTAGAAAAAGATATATTAAGGTAA
- a CDS encoding autotransporter assembly complex protein TamA, with protein sequence MFKLFLIISILSLSSFSKEIKTVDFSGDIDLVLGDFSKLNLEKVCDISYPAVYKFWKEKPIFNESDIAICKDLVEEYFHSLGFYKAIVTYEIKEDKANFNIKRNEQIKISSILIEDEYKDIIELKKGNGFKASEFTNSKKHIYKYLNENGYPKAEVDAKAYVDIDEYKVDIEYKVTKNNIQYFGDVNIQNNANVDSKFLEKNIEFKKGEKYNSNLIDKTYENLYNFGIYKYIAIEPNIDTKEDIIPVNVRLVQGDYREITYGIGYDTDTKVKVKAQYKNENFLGDLKSLTIGTKINSNGFEVYNNIYNPYFINDTISLNNDISYEDKDYSSYSQKKIEEKISFSKDFFGLSHTAGFLAQHSTIESELEEYKSGSYLLNSVFYETILDERDDILNPKNGYYLSFYIENGTKALGSEIDYIKTLTQIRYLKTFDKLTSSIKTSVGTLDKDLPIFKHFFAGGDYSNRGYAYQKVGLKDSDDNPYGGLSMIDNSVEFEYAIRKDFGVVTFFDSTMLSLEPNKFDEKFYNSYGFGARYYTPIGPLRVDFGFPLDEGGFVFHIGIGQVF encoded by the coding sequence TTGTTTAAATTATTTTTAATTATTTCAATTTTATCTTTGAGTTCTTTTTCAAAAGAGATAAAAACTGTGGACTTTTCTGGAGATATAGATTTAGTTTTAGGAGATTTTTCTAAATTAAATCTAGAAAAAGTTTGTGATATCTCATATCCAGCGGTTTATAAATTTTGGAAAGAAAAACCTATATTTAATGAAAGTGATATAGCAATTTGTAAAGATTTAGTAGAAGAGTATTTTCATAGTTTAGGTTTTTATAAAGCAATAGTTACTTATGAAATAAAAGAAGATAAAGCAAATTTTAATATCAAAAGAAATGAACAGATAAAAATATCTTCTATTTTAATTGAAGATGAGTATAAAGATATTATTGAACTAAAAAAAGGCAATGGTTTTAAAGCTTCAGAATTTACAAATTCTAAAAAACATATATATAAATATCTTAATGAAAATGGATATCCAAAAGCTGAAGTTGATGCAAAAGCTTATGTTGATATTGATGAATACAAAGTAGATATTGAATATAAAGTCACAAAAAATAATATTCAATATTTTGGTGATGTAAATATTCAGAATAATGCAAATGTTGATAGTAAATTTTTAGAAAAAAATATTGAATTTAAAAAAGGTGAAAAATATAATTCAAATCTTATAGATAAGACTTATGAAAATTTATATAATTTTGGTATTTATAAATATATTGCAATAGAACCAAATATAGATACTAAAGAAGATATTATTCCTGTAAATGTAAGATTAGTTCAAGGTGATTATAGAGAGATAACTTATGGTATAGGTTATGATACGGATACTAAGGTAAAAGTTAAAGCACAGTATAAAAATGAGAATTTTTTAGGTGATTTAAAAAGTCTTACAATTGGAACAAAAATAAATTCAAATGGATTTGAAGTTTATAACAATATATATAATCCATATTTTATAAACGATACTATCTCTTTGAATAATGATATCTCTTATGAAGATAAAGATTATTCAAGCTACTCTCAAAAGAAAATAGAAGAGAAAATATCCTTTTCTAAAGATTTCTTTGGTTTATCTCATACTGCAGGATTCTTGGCTCAACACTCTACAATTGAATCAGAATTGGAAGAGTATAAAAGTGGAAGTTATCTTTTAAATTCGGTTTTTTATGAAACTATTTTGGATGAAAGGGATGATATTTTAAATCCAAAAAATGGTTATTACTTATCTTTTTATATAGAAAATGGAACAAAAGCTTTGGGAAGTGAGATTGATTATATTAAAACTTTGACTCAAATAAGGTACCTAAAAACTTTTGATAAATTAACTAGTTCTATAAAAACATCAGTTGGAACTTTAGATAAAGATTTACCAATATTTAAACATTTCTTTGCAGGAGGAGATTATAGTAATCGAGGTTACGCTTATCAAAAAGTTGGATTAAAAGATTCAGATGATAATCCTTATGGTGGTTTATCAATGATTGATAATAGTGTAGAGTTTGAATATGCTATTAGAAAAGATTTTGGAGTTGTAACTTTTTTTGACTCTACGATGTTAAGTCTTGAACCAAATAAATTTGACGAAAAATTCTACAACTCTTATGGATTTGGAGCTAGATATTACACTCCAATTGGACCTCTTAGAGTTGACTTTGGATTTCCTTTAGATGAAGGTGGATTTGTATTTCATATAGGAATAGGGCAAGTATTTTGA